A section of the Mycteria americana isolate JAX WOST 10 ecotype Jacksonville Zoo and Gardens chromosome 19, USCA_MyAme_1.0, whole genome shotgun sequence genome encodes:
- the MCAM gene encoding cell surface glycoprotein MUC18 isoform X2 gives MAGGRRAAGLALGWGCCLLLCCAAASKLEVSMPAVVEVESGGTARIECNFYIPGNGSYTYINWSYIDRNNQVRLFHITGSKILEENTDYKGRLSVGEDKALSISRVTVQDARTFVCQVGAGSHGMGENRTELHVYKVPGAPEIVANSGGVSVQSSDIPQIAQCTSRNSFPPPNITWHKNGEQLQPEEKMVKIPATVTRESSGLYTVSSTLFTHVTREDRNSLYHCTVHYWLRGQRHTVESRRVNVTVFYPAQHVKLQVMPSSALVKEGDDVKLVCEADGNPAPVFSFYKRELEDNWQDLTSLADTSSGVLNLHDVNKSSSGLYRCQTLDLDDMRQLEKDVELVVNYIEGVHVKMEPSSPVQEGDSVRLSCDAHSPVALDYQWRDEQGRKVAEGNQLFLSNLTFETSSNFSCKVIAPSVPGLEQSKQVAVAVQGKPRIVAISSPLYVRQDEVVNLTCKAIAFPRPSVHWNVNGTAHEYVENQHVASNLTVRVNHDLLRAGAMCRVSNALGVSEKHIQLLDQKTPESKGVIIVAIIVCILVVAVLGSVIYFLHKKGKIPCGRAGKQDITKPEARKDKIVVEVKSDKLSEEAGLLQGANGEKRPAADQSEKYIDLRN, from the exons atggctggggggcggcgggcggccgggctcgccctgggctggggctgctgcctcctgctctgctgcg ctgcagccagcaagcTGGAGGTCTCCATGCCAGCAGTGGTCGAAGTGGAGAGTGGGGGCACGGCCAGGATCGAGTGCAACTTCTACATCCCTGGAAATGGTTCCTACACCTACATCAACTGGTCCTAC ATTGACCGCAACAACCAGGTGAGGCTGTTCCACATCACGGGCAGCAAGATCCTGGAGGAGAACACGGACTACAAGGGGCGGCTTTCAGTGGGGGAGGACAAGGCCCTCTCCATCAGCAGGGTGACCGTGCAGGACGCCAGGACCTTCGTGTGCCAGGTCGGGGCAGGCAGCCATGGCATGGGCGAGAACCGCACCGAGCTCCACGTCTACA AGGTCCCCGGGGCCCCTGAGATCGTGGCCAACTCAGGAGGCGTCTCCGTGCAGAGCAGTGACATCCCGCAG attgCCCAGTGCACGAGCAGGAACAGCTTCCCACCCCCGAACATCACGTGGCACAAGAatggggagcagctgcagccggAGGAGAAGA TGGTGAAGATCCCGGCTACGGTGACCCGCGAGTCAAGCGGGCTGTACACGGTGAGCAGCACCCTCTTCACCCATGTCACCCGGGAGGACCGCAACTCCCTCTACCACTGCACCGTGCACTACTGGCTGCGGGGACAGAGGCACACCGTGGAGTCACGGCGAGTCAATGTCACTGTCTTCT ACCCTGCGCAGCACGTGAAGCTGCAGGTCATGCcgtcctcggcactggtgaagGAAGGGGATGATGTGAAGCTGGTCTGCGAGGCCGATGGGAACCCAGCGCCCGTCTTCAGCTTCTATAAGAGAGAg ctggaggaCAACTGGCAGGACCTGACATCGCTGGCAGATACCAGCAGTGGGGTGCTGAACCTGCATGATGTAAATAAGAGCAGCAGCGGCCTGTACAGATGCCAGACCCTGGACTTGGATGATATGAGACAGCTGGAGAAGGATGTGGAGCTTGTTGTGAACT ACATTGAAGGGGTCCATGTGAAGATGGAGCCATCCTCACCCGTTCAGGAAGGGGATAGCGTGAGGCTGAGCTGCGATGCCCACAGCCCCGTGGCCCTGGACTACCAGTGGAGGGATGAGCAG GGCAGGAAGGTCGCAGAAGGGAACCAGCTCTTTCTGAGCAACCTCACCTTCGAAACCTCCAGCAACTTCAGCTGCAAGGTGATCGCACCAAGCGtgccggggctggagcagagcaagcAGGTGGCCGTGGCTGTTCAGG GGAAGCCGCGGATCGTCGCCATCAGCTCCCCGCTGTACGTGCGGCAGGACGAGGTGGTGAACCTGACCTGCAAGGCCATTGCTTTCCCCAGGCCCTCTGTCCACTGGAATGTCAACGGGACG GCTCATGAGTACGTTGAAAATCAGCACGTCGCCAGCAACCTGACGGTGCGCGTGAACCATGACCTGCTGCGGGCAGGAGCCATGTGCAGGGTCTCCAACGCACTGGGTGTCAGCGAGAAGCACATCCAGCTGCTCG ATCAAAAGACACCAGAGAGCAAAGGGGTGATCATTGTGGCGATCATCGTCTGCATCCTcgtggtggctgtgctggggtcTGTCATCTACTTCCTGCACAAGAAAGGCAAGATCCCGTGTGGCCGCGCTGGGAAACAGGACAT CACAAAGCCAGAGGCACGTAAAGACAAGATTGTAGTTGAAGTTAAGTCAGATAAACTTTCCGAAGAGGCGGGGCTCCTGCAGGGTGCCAACGGCGAGAAGAGACCTGCCGCTGACCAG AGCGAGAAATACATCGATCTGAGAAACTAG
- the MCAM gene encoding cell surface glycoprotein MUC18 isoform X1, whose protein sequence is MAGGRRAAGLALGWGCCLLLCCAAASKLEVSMPAVVEVESGGTARIECNFYIPGNGSYTYINWSYIDRNNQVRLFHITGSKILEENTDYKGRLSVGEDKALSISRVTVQDARTFVCQVGAGSHGMGENRTELHVYKVPGAPEIVANSGGVSVQSSDIPQIAQCTSRNSFPPPNITWHKNGEQLQPEEKTAVSPAVVKIPATVTRESSGLYTVSSTLFTHVTREDRNSLYHCTVHYWLRGQRHTVESRRVNVTVFYPAQHVKLQVMPSSALVKEGDDVKLVCEADGNPAPVFSFYKRELEDNWQDLTSLADTSSGVLNLHDVNKSSSGLYRCQTLDLDDMRQLEKDVELVVNYIEGVHVKMEPSSPVQEGDSVRLSCDAHSPVALDYQWRDEQGRKVAEGNQLFLSNLTFETSSNFSCKVIAPSVPGLEQSKQVAVAVQGKPRIVAISSPLYVRQDEVVNLTCKAIAFPRPSVHWNVNGTAHEYVENQHVASNLTVRVNHDLLRAGAMCRVSNALGVSEKHIQLLDQKTPESKGVIIVAIIVCILVVAVLGSVIYFLHKKGKIPCGRAGKQDITKPEARKDKIVVEVKSDKLSEEAGLLQGANGEKRPAADQSEKYIDLRN, encoded by the exons atggctggggggcggcgggcggccgggctcgccctgggctggggctgctgcctcctgctctgctgcg ctgcagccagcaagcTGGAGGTCTCCATGCCAGCAGTGGTCGAAGTGGAGAGTGGGGGCACGGCCAGGATCGAGTGCAACTTCTACATCCCTGGAAATGGTTCCTACACCTACATCAACTGGTCCTAC ATTGACCGCAACAACCAGGTGAGGCTGTTCCACATCACGGGCAGCAAGATCCTGGAGGAGAACACGGACTACAAGGGGCGGCTTTCAGTGGGGGAGGACAAGGCCCTCTCCATCAGCAGGGTGACCGTGCAGGACGCCAGGACCTTCGTGTGCCAGGTCGGGGCAGGCAGCCATGGCATGGGCGAGAACCGCACCGAGCTCCACGTCTACA AGGTCCCCGGGGCCCCTGAGATCGTGGCCAACTCAGGAGGCGTCTCCGTGCAGAGCAGTGACATCCCGCAG attgCCCAGTGCACGAGCAGGAACAGCTTCCCACCCCCGAACATCACGTGGCACAAGAatggggagcagctgcagccggAGGAGAAGA CGGCTGTGTCCCCTGCAGTGGTGAAGATCCCGGCTACGGTGACCCGCGAGTCAAGCGGGCTGTACACGGTGAGCAGCACCCTCTTCACCCATGTCACCCGGGAGGACCGCAACTCCCTCTACCACTGCACCGTGCACTACTGGCTGCGGGGACAGAGGCACACCGTGGAGTCACGGCGAGTCAATGTCACTGTCTTCT ACCCTGCGCAGCACGTGAAGCTGCAGGTCATGCcgtcctcggcactggtgaagGAAGGGGATGATGTGAAGCTGGTCTGCGAGGCCGATGGGAACCCAGCGCCCGTCTTCAGCTTCTATAAGAGAGAg ctggaggaCAACTGGCAGGACCTGACATCGCTGGCAGATACCAGCAGTGGGGTGCTGAACCTGCATGATGTAAATAAGAGCAGCAGCGGCCTGTACAGATGCCAGACCCTGGACTTGGATGATATGAGACAGCTGGAGAAGGATGTGGAGCTTGTTGTGAACT ACATTGAAGGGGTCCATGTGAAGATGGAGCCATCCTCACCCGTTCAGGAAGGGGATAGCGTGAGGCTGAGCTGCGATGCCCACAGCCCCGTGGCCCTGGACTACCAGTGGAGGGATGAGCAG GGCAGGAAGGTCGCAGAAGGGAACCAGCTCTTTCTGAGCAACCTCACCTTCGAAACCTCCAGCAACTTCAGCTGCAAGGTGATCGCACCAAGCGtgccggggctggagcagagcaagcAGGTGGCCGTGGCTGTTCAGG GGAAGCCGCGGATCGTCGCCATCAGCTCCCCGCTGTACGTGCGGCAGGACGAGGTGGTGAACCTGACCTGCAAGGCCATTGCTTTCCCCAGGCCCTCTGTCCACTGGAATGTCAACGGGACG GCTCATGAGTACGTTGAAAATCAGCACGTCGCCAGCAACCTGACGGTGCGCGTGAACCATGACCTGCTGCGGGCAGGAGCCATGTGCAGGGTCTCCAACGCACTGGGTGTCAGCGAGAAGCACATCCAGCTGCTCG ATCAAAAGACACCAGAGAGCAAAGGGGTGATCATTGTGGCGATCATCGTCTGCATCCTcgtggtggctgtgctggggtcTGTCATCTACTTCCTGCACAAGAAAGGCAAGATCCCGTGTGGCCGCGCTGGGAAACAGGACAT CACAAAGCCAGAGGCACGTAAAGACAAGATTGTAGTTGAAGTTAAGTCAGATAAACTTTCCGAAGAGGCGGGGCTCCTGCAGGGTGCCAACGGCGAGAAGAGACCTGCCGCTGACCAG AGCGAGAAATACATCGATCTGAGAAACTAG
- the MCAM gene encoding cell surface glycoprotein MUC18 isoform X3, which produces MAGGRRAAGLALGWGCCLLLCCAAASKLEVSMPAVVEVESGGTARIECNFYIPGNGSYTYINWSYIDRNNQVRLFHITGSKILEENTDYKGRLSVGEDKALSISRVTVQDARTFVCQVGAGSHGMGENRTELHVYKVPGAPEIVANSGGVSVQSSDIPQIAQCTSRNSFPPPNITWHKNGEQLQPEEKTAVSPAVVKIPATVTRESSGLYTVSSTLFTHVTREDRNSLYHCTVHYWLRGQRHTVESRRVNVTVFYPAQHVKLQVMPSSALVKEGDDVKLVCEADGNPAPVFSFYKRELEDNWQDLTSLADTSSGVLNLHDVNKSSSGLYRCQTLDLDDMRQLEKDVELVVNYIEGVHVKMEPSSPVQEGDSVRLSCDAHSPVALDYQWRDEQGRKVAEGNQLFLSNLTFETSSNFSCKVIAPSVPGLEQSKQVAVAVQGKPRIVAISSPLYVRQDEVVNLTCKAIAFPRPSVHWNVNGTAHEYVENQHVASNLTVRVNHDLLRAGAMCRVSNALGVSEKHIQLLDQKTPESKGVIIVAIIVCILVVAVLGSVIYFLHKKGKIPCGRAGKQDIARNTSI; this is translated from the exons atggctggggggcggcgggcggccgggctcgccctgggctggggctgctgcctcctgctctgctgcg ctgcagccagcaagcTGGAGGTCTCCATGCCAGCAGTGGTCGAAGTGGAGAGTGGGGGCACGGCCAGGATCGAGTGCAACTTCTACATCCCTGGAAATGGTTCCTACACCTACATCAACTGGTCCTAC ATTGACCGCAACAACCAGGTGAGGCTGTTCCACATCACGGGCAGCAAGATCCTGGAGGAGAACACGGACTACAAGGGGCGGCTTTCAGTGGGGGAGGACAAGGCCCTCTCCATCAGCAGGGTGACCGTGCAGGACGCCAGGACCTTCGTGTGCCAGGTCGGGGCAGGCAGCCATGGCATGGGCGAGAACCGCACCGAGCTCCACGTCTACA AGGTCCCCGGGGCCCCTGAGATCGTGGCCAACTCAGGAGGCGTCTCCGTGCAGAGCAGTGACATCCCGCAG attgCCCAGTGCACGAGCAGGAACAGCTTCCCACCCCCGAACATCACGTGGCACAAGAatggggagcagctgcagccggAGGAGAAGA CGGCTGTGTCCCCTGCAGTGGTGAAGATCCCGGCTACGGTGACCCGCGAGTCAAGCGGGCTGTACACGGTGAGCAGCACCCTCTTCACCCATGTCACCCGGGAGGACCGCAACTCCCTCTACCACTGCACCGTGCACTACTGGCTGCGGGGACAGAGGCACACCGTGGAGTCACGGCGAGTCAATGTCACTGTCTTCT ACCCTGCGCAGCACGTGAAGCTGCAGGTCATGCcgtcctcggcactggtgaagGAAGGGGATGATGTGAAGCTGGTCTGCGAGGCCGATGGGAACCCAGCGCCCGTCTTCAGCTTCTATAAGAGAGAg ctggaggaCAACTGGCAGGACCTGACATCGCTGGCAGATACCAGCAGTGGGGTGCTGAACCTGCATGATGTAAATAAGAGCAGCAGCGGCCTGTACAGATGCCAGACCCTGGACTTGGATGATATGAGACAGCTGGAGAAGGATGTGGAGCTTGTTGTGAACT ACATTGAAGGGGTCCATGTGAAGATGGAGCCATCCTCACCCGTTCAGGAAGGGGATAGCGTGAGGCTGAGCTGCGATGCCCACAGCCCCGTGGCCCTGGACTACCAGTGGAGGGATGAGCAG GGCAGGAAGGTCGCAGAAGGGAACCAGCTCTTTCTGAGCAACCTCACCTTCGAAACCTCCAGCAACTTCAGCTGCAAGGTGATCGCACCAAGCGtgccggggctggagcagagcaagcAGGTGGCCGTGGCTGTTCAGG GGAAGCCGCGGATCGTCGCCATCAGCTCCCCGCTGTACGTGCGGCAGGACGAGGTGGTGAACCTGACCTGCAAGGCCATTGCTTTCCCCAGGCCCTCTGTCCACTGGAATGTCAACGGGACG GCTCATGAGTACGTTGAAAATCAGCACGTCGCCAGCAACCTGACGGTGCGCGTGAACCATGACCTGCTGCGGGCAGGAGCCATGTGCAGGGTCTCCAACGCACTGGGTGTCAGCGAGAAGCACATCCAGCTGCTCG ATCAAAAGACACCAGAGAGCAAAGGGGTGATCATTGTGGCGATCATCGTCTGCATCCTcgtggtggctgtgctggggtcTGTCATCTACTTCCTGCACAAGAAAGGCAAGATCCCGTGTGGCCGCGCTGGGAAACAGGACAT AGCGAGAAATACATCGATCTGA
- the MCAM gene encoding cell surface glycoprotein MUC18 isoform X4: MAGGRRAAGLALGWGCCLLLCCAAASKLEVSMPAVVEVESGGTARIECNFYIPGNGSYTYINWSYIDRNNQVRLFHITGSKILEENTDYKGRLSVGEDKALSISRVTVQDARTFVCQVGAGSHGMGENRTELHVYKVPGAPEIVANSGGVSVQSSDIPQIAQCTSRNSFPPPNITWHKNGEQLQPEEKMVKIPATVTRESSGLYTVSSTLFTHVTREDRNSLYHCTVHYWLRGQRHTVESRRVNVTVFYPAQHVKLQVMPSSALVKEGDDVKLVCEADGNPAPVFSFYKRELEDNWQDLTSLADTSSGVLNLHDVNKSSSGLYRCQTLDLDDMRQLEKDVELVVNYIEGVHVKMEPSSPVQEGDSVRLSCDAHSPVALDYQWRDEQGRKVAEGNQLFLSNLTFETSSNFSCKVIAPSVPGLEQSKQVAVAVQGKPRIVAISSPLYVRQDEVVNLTCKAIAFPRPSVHWNVNGTAHEYVENQHVASNLTVRVNHDLLRAGAMCRVSNALGVSEKHIQLLDQKTPESKGVIIVAIIVCILVVAVLGSVIYFLHKKGKIPCGRAGKQDIARNTSI; this comes from the exons atggctggggggcggcgggcggccgggctcgccctgggctggggctgctgcctcctgctctgctgcg ctgcagccagcaagcTGGAGGTCTCCATGCCAGCAGTGGTCGAAGTGGAGAGTGGGGGCACGGCCAGGATCGAGTGCAACTTCTACATCCCTGGAAATGGTTCCTACACCTACATCAACTGGTCCTAC ATTGACCGCAACAACCAGGTGAGGCTGTTCCACATCACGGGCAGCAAGATCCTGGAGGAGAACACGGACTACAAGGGGCGGCTTTCAGTGGGGGAGGACAAGGCCCTCTCCATCAGCAGGGTGACCGTGCAGGACGCCAGGACCTTCGTGTGCCAGGTCGGGGCAGGCAGCCATGGCATGGGCGAGAACCGCACCGAGCTCCACGTCTACA AGGTCCCCGGGGCCCCTGAGATCGTGGCCAACTCAGGAGGCGTCTCCGTGCAGAGCAGTGACATCCCGCAG attgCCCAGTGCACGAGCAGGAACAGCTTCCCACCCCCGAACATCACGTGGCACAAGAatggggagcagctgcagccggAGGAGAAGA TGGTGAAGATCCCGGCTACGGTGACCCGCGAGTCAAGCGGGCTGTACACGGTGAGCAGCACCCTCTTCACCCATGTCACCCGGGAGGACCGCAACTCCCTCTACCACTGCACCGTGCACTACTGGCTGCGGGGACAGAGGCACACCGTGGAGTCACGGCGAGTCAATGTCACTGTCTTCT ACCCTGCGCAGCACGTGAAGCTGCAGGTCATGCcgtcctcggcactggtgaagGAAGGGGATGATGTGAAGCTGGTCTGCGAGGCCGATGGGAACCCAGCGCCCGTCTTCAGCTTCTATAAGAGAGAg ctggaggaCAACTGGCAGGACCTGACATCGCTGGCAGATACCAGCAGTGGGGTGCTGAACCTGCATGATGTAAATAAGAGCAGCAGCGGCCTGTACAGATGCCAGACCCTGGACTTGGATGATATGAGACAGCTGGAGAAGGATGTGGAGCTTGTTGTGAACT ACATTGAAGGGGTCCATGTGAAGATGGAGCCATCCTCACCCGTTCAGGAAGGGGATAGCGTGAGGCTGAGCTGCGATGCCCACAGCCCCGTGGCCCTGGACTACCAGTGGAGGGATGAGCAG GGCAGGAAGGTCGCAGAAGGGAACCAGCTCTTTCTGAGCAACCTCACCTTCGAAACCTCCAGCAACTTCAGCTGCAAGGTGATCGCACCAAGCGtgccggggctggagcagagcaagcAGGTGGCCGTGGCTGTTCAGG GGAAGCCGCGGATCGTCGCCATCAGCTCCCCGCTGTACGTGCGGCAGGACGAGGTGGTGAACCTGACCTGCAAGGCCATTGCTTTCCCCAGGCCCTCTGTCCACTGGAATGTCAACGGGACG GCTCATGAGTACGTTGAAAATCAGCACGTCGCCAGCAACCTGACGGTGCGCGTGAACCATGACCTGCTGCGGGCAGGAGCCATGTGCAGGGTCTCCAACGCACTGGGTGTCAGCGAGAAGCACATCCAGCTGCTCG ATCAAAAGACACCAGAGAGCAAAGGGGTGATCATTGTGGCGATCATCGTCTGCATCCTcgtggtggctgtgctggggtcTGTCATCTACTTCCTGCACAAGAAAGGCAAGATCCCGTGTGGCCGCGCTGGGAAACAGGACAT AGCGAGAAATACATCGATCTGA